GCACCATCGGCCAGTTTTTCTGGGAAGAAGTGGCGCGTTCCCTGGGACTGGAGTTCTACATCGGCACACCTGCTGAATTACCGGCAACAAGAGTCGCTGCGCTGATTGACTATGCTCCCTGGCGGCTGCTTTTTCATATGAGGCAGCTGCCGCCCGCATTCGTTTCGCGGGTGCTGAATCCGTTTTCTTTGACGCACAAGACGATGCGGAACCCCGATCTCAACCGCCCGGGTGATCTCAACCTGCCGGAATGGCGTTCAGTGGAAGTACCCGCAGGGAACGGTGTCGGCCAGGTGAGAAGCGTCGCGAAGGCGTATTCGGAGTTCGCAACCGGGGGCGCCGCTCTCAAGCTTCGGCCGGAGACTCTGACGGCGCTTGCTGAGCCTGCAATTCCGCCCACGGCAGGAGATTTCGACCAGGTCCTTCGCACCCGAACGTCTTACTCCATGGGATTTATCAAACCATTTTCGGCGTTTGCTTTTGCCGGCCATACCGCTTTTGCAGCCCCGGGACTGGGCGGCTCGATGGGCTATGCCGATCCTGAGGCGGGTATGGCTTTCGCCTACGCCCCGAATCATCTCGGCTTTTATATGTGGGACGATCCGCGGGAACGCGCTTTGCGCCACGCCGTGCAACGCTGCGCCGGGCGGCTCCGGGGCGGAGGCGAAGCGCGCGCCAGTGCCTGATCTCAGACTCGAGAAAAAGAAAAAGCCGGCGCTGATTGCGCCGGCCCGGGAATCCCACTGGAGACTGCTACTTGCGGCCTCGCCCGTCCGACTTCTCCGCAGACGTTCCTCCGACCCGCTGCAAGAAAGTGATGATCGCCTCGATGCCGCGATAGAAGTTGGGTATGTGGAACTTCTCGTTAGGGGCATGAAGATTGTCGTCAGGCAGACCCATGCCCATCATCACACTGGGAATCTTGAGGACGTTCTCGAAGTCGGCCACGATCGGAATCGAGCCTCCCGAGCGGATGTACACGGTGTCTTTCTTGAAGACATCATGCAGCGCTTCGGTAGCCGCCTTGATATAGCGATTGTCGGTTCCTACTACGATGGCCGGCCCTTTGCTGTGTACCTTGATGTTCATCTTGATCCCGCGTGGGGTGAGCGACTGCACGAAGGCGGTGTATTTCTTGAGAATGTCGTCGGGATCCTGATCCGGCACCAGGCGCATGGAAATCTTGGCCGATGCCTTGGCGGGAATTACCGTCTTCGCGCCGGGAGCCACGAATCCGCCAGGCATCCCGTGCACCTCCAGCGTGGGACGGGCCCAAGTGCGATAGAGGACCGGATAATCGGGCTCCCCCGTCAACACGTGAGAGCCAACCTCGGTCTTACGATAGTGTTCTTCGTCGAAAGGGAGCGCCTTCCAGGCTTTCAGCTCGTCCGCGGAGGGCTCTTTCACTGCGTCGTAGAAGCCGGGAATCAAAATGCGTCCGGAATCATCTTTTAGCCGCGAGATGATTCGCGACAGAGCCTCCAGGGGATTCGGTGCAGCTCCGCCGTACATCCCGGAGTGCAGATCGGTCATGGCGCCGACCGCTTCCACTTCCGTGTACACCAGCCCGCGCAAGCCGACGCAGAGCGTGGGCAACTCCGGGGCGAACAACTCGGTATCGCAGACCAGAGCGAAATCGGCCTTCAGGCGATCGCCATGCTTGCGGATGAAGTCGGCAATCGATTCTCCGCCCACCTCTTCTTCGCCCTCGAAGATCACGCGCACATTGATCGGTAGCTTGCCTCCGCCCGACTTGAACAGCGATTCGAAGGCCTTCACCTGCATCCAGAGCTGACCCTTGTCGTCCACAGCGCCACGCGCGTAGACGTTCTGGTTGCGCTCGGTGGGTTCGAAGGGTGGAGTGGTCCATTCGTCCACCGGATCGGGTGGCTGGACATCATAGTGCGCGTAAACCAATGCCGTAGGCTTGCCGCTGGCGTGCAACCAGTCGGCATAGATCAGGGGATGGCCTTGAGTGGGAATGATTTCGACGTTCTCGAATCCAATGCGCTTGAGTTCCGCAGCGACAAACTCCGATGCCCGGCGAATGTCGCTCTTGTGTTCCTCCAGCGTGCTGATGCTGGGAATACGCAGCAGGTCTTTCAGCTCCTCCAAAAACCGCTTCTGGTTTTCGCGGGCGAAGCTGACCGCAGTCGAAGCCATAGAAAAACCTCCATTTCTACTTCCAAAGATGAATAAGTGCGGACTGGCCGGGAAGCAAACAGGAAAGTATAAATCAGGGGAAGAGCTGAAGTCCGGCGTGGGCGGCGGTTTTCTGTTAAGGCGCGAGGCGATCGCTCGTTTCGTTTGTCCTGAAGGACGAGCCAGGAAAACCGTGAGGAACGGTTCCCGGGCGGCAGGAAAATTATCTGATGCCGTGCCGCTGCAGTTGCTCCAGCAGTCGGGGTTTTCCAAGTTCCGCCGCGATTCTGGCCTGCTGCCGCGCCCGCTCGAGGTCGCCCTCGGCTAGGTAGATCTCGCCTAGAGCAAGGTGGGCGTCGGCCAGCAGCGGCTGCTTCTCCAGCGCCGTTAGAAGGTTCTTCTTTGCTTCCAGCGGCTGATGCTGCACGCGCAGTAGCTGCGCCAAATGATAGTAGCCCTCAGCCCAATCGGGATTCCTTTGCAAGGCGGCGCGCTGCTCGGCAATCTGGCGCGCGGTTTCCGCATCCAGCATTTCGCCGGCTACCTGGCGGAAGAAGGGGAGGGAATTGTCCTTGGGGACCATATCCGACTCGCTTAGCTGGGTTGAGTTATTGGTGGAGCAGGCCATTAGGCCTGCATTGAAAAGTCTCGCGAGACGTGGGCTTCAGCCCCAGAGGAAGCCGCAGGTCTAATAGAACATGCCTCAGCGGCTGAAGCCGGAATTCCTGACTGCTGCATAAATTACAGGGCCGAAGCCCTGCTCCACCGAAACCCTCTGCATGATTCATAGTGCGTGCTACCTGCGGAAACGAATGTCACACACGATGCTACTCATCGCGCCGCCAGGGCAGCGTATTCTTTCTCGGCATCGCTCGACATCAATGCCCAAATGGTGTAAATGCCAAGCGCAGTTCCGAATGGCATATCGATCAGGGAGACGAACGCCACTACCAGGGCAATCAGCCGCGCCCAATGCTCGCGCTGCAGCAAACCCCAGCCTGCTCCAACCCCAAGAATGCCTTTCACCACGACCAGTCCGCCTACGAATGACACCAGGGGCTGCACGAATTGCGGAAAATTTCCCGGCATAGGTGGACCGGGAAGGCCACGCGCTCCCAGGTTTGCGAGGACGGTGTTGGCGACGATCAGCATGCCAAGTCCCGCAATTACATGCAGGCCGGAATACACCAGCCACAAGATAGCTAACAGTTGCACATGGCGCTGAACCCTTCCAGCCGAGGATGGGCCAACAGTGGCGAATGCCGCCCTGCCACACGACCCGCAGAACTGCTGTCCTGGTTTCAGCTCAGCTCCACACGAGTTGCAGAACATGAAATATGCTCCTAGCAATTCACGCTGAACAACCTGCTAAGGATACGCCGAAGATTCACGAACGGTTCCCTCAAACTTCCACGCGATCGGAGGCAACGGGCTCCGCTCTTGTGATAGCTGCCGATCTCAAGTGGAAAAACGCCCGGGAGAAAACGGACTCAGGTCGAAATCAGGATTCGCTCCGCACAGCAGTTGTGAGACGACAAGGGCAGTGATCGGCGCCAGGAGAATGCCATCGCGATAATGGCCTGTGCTGATGTAGTAACCTTCCACATCCGTTTGACCGAGGATAGGGAGACGGTCGGGAGTTCCAGGACGCAAACCCGTCCAGCTTTCCAGCATCCGGCACTCGCTCAGCTTTGGGACCAAACGCGCGGCAGAGTCATGGAGCCCGCGGATGATCTCAGGATCCACACGCTTATCGAATCCCATTTCTTCCAGAGTGGACCCGACCACGATCCTGCCATCACTGCGCGGAATGATATAAGTTTCGCCGGCGCGAATCACGTGGCTAACGGGTAGAGATGGCGGATGAGTTGCGCTTGAGCTGGAATGCTCATGCCCGTGCAGATCGGCGGCAAGCTCCAGCATGTGGCCTTTCACCGGACGCGTCGGAATGGCCACGGGACCTATCTGGCCCGCCCACGCTCCCGCGCAATTCACTACCTTGCCGCATCCATAGGTGGTTTTTCGTGTTCGCACTTCAACGACGTGTCCATGCTCGAGCTCGATTTTTGTGACTTCAGCGCCGGCAGCCACATCGACGCCCACGTGCCTGGCTGCCAGGATCATGGCAGCTACCAGGGTGCGCGGATCCACCGTGCGTTCGTGCAGCAGCAACGCCGGCCCAGCCAGCGCCAGTTCTGGCTCCAACTCTCGCAGCTGTTCTGAAGTTACCACCGAGGCGTTGCACCGCGCTGGTACGTTGTTTGGAAAAACGATGGTGCCCTCACTCCGCAGATCGATTTTCAGGCGCGATTCATCTTCGAGGAGTTGCACAAATTCGGGATACATTCGCGCGCTGGCAGCTGCCAAGGGATGGAGAGAAGGCTCACATTCCGAGTCGGCTAGCATTCCGCCGGCTGCCCAGGAAGCTTCGCGGCCGGGCTGGTTCTTGTCGAGCACCAGGACCTTCGTGCCCAGCCGGCGCAGCGAGAGGGAGGTGGCCAAGCCGATTACGCCCCCACCGACCACGATGACATCCCAGGCTTTCACCGGTTCATTGTAAAGCGCGTCTTTCTTAGCGGGCAGCCGGCTTAGCGGGCAGTTGGCGCGCTCAGCGGCGCTGCTGGCGCGGTTGGGACAACCATCATGACTGCGCGCCGCATCTGCTTAGTCACGTTTGACTATCACCGCTTTCTGCTAAACAATAATTGTGTTCCCTAATCAACAAGGAGTGCCGCATGCCGCAAGAGCCAGAGGTGGAGTACGTAGTTCAGGAAGAGACGCAAAGCCACACGCTACGCAATATTTTGCTGGCTGTTGCCGCGATCTACGTCGCGGCATCGTTGTACTTCCTCGCCGACATGCACGGGCGGTTGGGCAAACTGGAGCAGGCTCAAAAGGCTGCCGCAGAGGAAAACGCAGCACAAGTGGCAACTCTCAATAAGCGCGTGGGAACCGCCGAGACTTCTGCTACTGCATTGGCTTCCAAGCTGGGAATGACGCAAAAAGAATTGAGTGCCCGTACCGCCGCTTTGCAGAGAGAGCAACAGGCGTCGCAAGAGAAATTGGCTGAGAGTCAGAAGCAGATTGGCCAGGTAGCGACCGAAGTTGGCGGTGTAAAGACCGAGCTGGGCGGTGCCAAGACTGACATCGCCTCCACCCGCACCGACCTGGAAGCTACCAAGACGAAGCTGGAGAAGACTATCGGCGACCTCGGAGTGCAGAGTGGTCTGGTTGCCCATACCCGCGACGAACTCGAGATCCTGAAGCACAAGGGCGACCGCAACTATTACGAATTCACGCTCCTGAAGGGAGCTAAGCCTACTCCCGTTTCCACGGTGAGTCTGCAATTGAAGAAGGTGGATGCCAAGCGAGGGCGTTTCACCCTGAACGTACTGGCTGACGACCGCACCATCGAGAAGAAGGATCGCACGGTCTCAGAACCGATGCAGTTCTACACCGGTCGCGACCGCAACTTGTACGAGGTGGTGGTCTTCACTACGGACAAGAGTAAGGTGACGGGTTACCTGAGCACTCCCAAGAACGCGCCTGTACCCGCAGTTCAACAGACGAGCTCTAATTAGTCCGGTGCTGGAGCGGGTCAGGCCCTACGCCATGGCGCAGGCCTCTATCACTTTATCCAGAATAGATCGCAGTACTCTGCGTCTCTGCTGCAGGAGTTCGTTGGCTCCATTACCGGAATTGCGCAGGTCGTCTCCGAGCCTGCGGTTTTCTTCGCTCAGGATTTCCACCAGCTTGTCGAGCTCATCACAGCCAAACTCGAATTTACCGTCGATTACCTGATCAAGCAGATCTTCCACCGTGGGCAGCCGCCTGTCCGCCGTGGATGGATCGCTGCCTGCTGGATTGGGTGAGGCGCTGCGCAGCTTGAAATCCAGCTCCTCCAGGATGTCAGCCAGCAGTTGCCGTTCGTCCCGCGTAAATCGAAGTTGCATGATGGCACCGCGTATCCACTCAAAAGTATGTCGCCACTGCTGGCGCATGAATAGGAAACTCCAGCCGGGCGGTGAGCCAAATCCCGAAAAGGGACGAACCGTGCCGGCTCTTCAGGAGATGTATTCGCGCAGGTATTCGTCGGTGGAACTGGCGAGTTGGCGGATATCGCCGTCGAAGATGATCTTGCTGTCGCGCAGGACGAGGAAGGTGCTCCGGGCCTCGATCGTGCTGCCATCGGGGATAGGCAGCATCTTGTTGGCCTTCTCATCGAAGTAGTGGGTGGCCATGGTCAAGGTGTCGGCCAGCCGATGTGTCGCCATGAGCGCGCTGGTGTGGTAAACGTCGCGCTGCTTCACCAGCAGTTCGATGATGGTGGTGGAGGTAACCGGATCCAGCCCCGCGGTAGGCGAGTCGTAAAGCAGGACTTCCGGCTTGGTGATGATGGCGCGGGCAATGGCCACGCGGCGTCGCATCCCGCCGGAAAGCTCCGCCGGGAAGAGGTCAAGCGTGTGTTCGAGTTCCACGAAGCGCAGGGCCTCTCGCACCCGGGCTTCGATCTCCTCCGGAGCGACGTGTTCCTCGGTCAGCGGGTAGGCCACGTTTTCGCGAACGGTCATCGAGTCAAACAGAGCGCTCTCCTGGAAGACCATCCCGATACGGCGCCGGAGTTGAAAGAGTTCTTCTTCTTTCATTTGGTTGACGTGCTGGCTGAGCACCCAGATGTCGCCGCGGTCAGGCTTAATTAATCCAAGGGCAAGCTTGAGAATTGTGCTCTTGCCGGAGCCGAGGACACCAAGAAGCATCTTGGTCTCGGCACGGGTGAGTTCAAAGGAGATATCCGTAAGGACCTGATTCTGGTCAAATGCAATGGAAACATTCTGGAAGATGATGGTCTGCGGCGCACTCTCGGGTGCAGAAGGCGCGGATGCAGTTTGGGCGGCGGCACCAGGCATCAATGCACCGCAAAGACCGCAATCAGCAGCTTGGTGTAGAAGAAGTCCACCACCAGGATGAGCACGGAAGCCGCCACCACCGCCTGGGTTGTAGCCCGGCCCACTCCCTGCGTGCCTCCTTTGGCCGAGAGCCCGTAGAAGCAGCCCACACTGGCAATGATAAATCCGAAAAGCAGAGGCTTGGTCAGACCCATGAACACGTC
This Terriglobales bacterium DNA region includes the following protein-coding sequences:
- a CDS encoding serine hydrolase domain-containing protein, with translation MQISPSALMSTIHGAVEPGYEEVRDEFQKNFLHRGEIGAACAAYVRGRKVVDLWGGFRDLVTRAPWEENTLVIMYSVTKGMAGLAMALAHSRGLFDYEEKVATYWPEFAQNGKQSITVRQLLSHQAGLCALDHRLNRNTVADFDRLATILARQKPAWDPGRYHGYHGITLGWYESELLRRVDPQHRTIGQFFWEEVARSLGLEFYIGTPAELPATRVAALIDYAPWRLLFHMRQLPPAFVSRVLNPFSLTHKTMRNPDLNRPGDLNLPEWRSVEVPAGNGVGQVRSVAKAYSEFATGGAALKLRPETLTALAEPAIPPTAGDFDQVLRTRTSYSMGFIKPFSAFAFAGHTAFAAPGLGGSMGYADPEAGMAFAYAPNHLGFYMWDDPRERALRHAVQRCAGRLRGGGEARASA
- a CDS encoding dipeptidase encodes the protein MASTAVSFARENQKRFLEELKDLLRIPSISTLEEHKSDIRRASEFVAAELKRIGFENVEIIPTQGHPLIYADWLHASGKPTALVYAHYDVQPPDPVDEWTTPPFEPTERNQNVYARGAVDDKGQLWMQVKAFESLFKSGGGKLPINVRVIFEGEEEVGGESIADFIRKHGDRLKADFALVCDTELFAPELPTLCVGLRGLVYTEVEAVGAMTDLHSGMYGGAAPNPLEALSRIISRLKDDSGRILIPGFYDAVKEPSADELKAWKALPFDEEHYRKTEVGSHVLTGEPDYPVLYRTWARPTLEVHGMPGGFVAPGAKTVIPAKASAKISMRLVPDQDPDDILKKYTAFVQSLTPRGIKMNIKVHSKGPAIVVGTDNRYIKAATEALHDVFKKDTVYIRSGGSIPIVADFENVLKIPSVMMGMGLPDDNLHAPNEKFHIPNFYRGIEAIITFLQRVGGTSAEKSDGRGRK
- a CDS encoding tetratricopeptide repeat protein, whose product is MACSTNNSTQLSESDMVPKDNSLPFFRQVAGEMLDAETARQIAEQRAALQRNPDWAEGYYHLAQLLRVQHQPLEAKKNLLTALEKQPLLADAHLALGEIYLAEGDLERARQQARIAAELGKPRLLEQLQRHGIR
- the thiO gene encoding glycine oxidase ThiO, encoding MKAWDVIVVGGGVIGLATSLSLRRLGTKVLVLDKNQPGREASWAAGGMLADSECEPSLHPLAAASARMYPEFVQLLEDESRLKIDLRSEGTIVFPNNVPARCNASVVTSEQLRELEPELALAGPALLLHERTVDPRTLVAAMILAARHVGVDVAAGAEVTKIELEHGHVVEVRTRKTTYGCGKVVNCAGAWAGQIGPVAIPTRPVKGHMLELAADLHGHEHSSSSATHPPSLPVSHVIRAGETYIIPRSDGRIVVGSTLEEMGFDKRVDPEIIRGLHDSAARLVPKLSECRMLESWTGLRPGTPDRLPILGQTDVEGYYISTGHYRDGILLAPITALVVSQLLCGANPDFDLSPFSPGRFST
- a CDS encoding ATP-binding cassette domain-containing protein, coding for MPGAAAQTASAPSAPESAPQTIIFQNVSIAFDQNQVLTDISFELTRAETKMLLGVLGSGKSTILKLALGLIKPDRGDIWVLSQHVNQMKEEELFQLRRRIGMVFQESALFDSMTVRENVAYPLTEEHVAPEEIEARVREALRFVELEHTLDLFPAELSGGMRRRVAIARAIITKPEVLLYDSPTAGLDPVTSTTIIELLVKQRDVYHTSALMATHRLADTLTMATHYFDEKANKMLPIPDGSTIEARSTFLVLRDSKIIFDGDIRQLASSTDEYLREYIS